Within the Deltaproteobacteria bacterium genome, the region GCCAATGCGCTTGAGCACCGGGCGTATCGTGTCGACGATCTGTGGAATCAGAGCGGGGTTGCAGGCGGTGATAATCATGCTGTTATTGAATACACCGGTCACATCATCGCCTCGGCGCATGCCGCGCTCGCCTTTGCCGATGACGTCGGGAATGATGGTGTAGCCGGTGACGCCCGCCTTCTCAAGAATCTCGATGACGTTTTTGACTTCCACCGAGTCGCAGATGATTTCGACTTTTTTGGCGGCTTCCATAGTTAGCTCCCGAGCCGCTCGATGAGGCTGTGATAGAGCGGGATGCCCACGATAATATTAAACGGAAAGGTAATCGCCAATGCCATGGCGACATAGAGACTAGGGTTGGCTTGCGGCACCGCTAGCCGCATGGCGGCAGGTACCGCGATGTAAGAAGCGCTGGCGCACAGGATCGCAAACAGCAGCGCGTCGCCTTCGGAGAGCCCGAGCAAGCGGGCTATGAAGATGGCCAGGATGGCATTGGCAACGGGCATCAAAACGCCGAAGCCGGTGAGAAACCAACGGTTGCTGCCGAGATCGCCCAGCCGCTTGGCCGCGACGATGCCCATGTCGAGGAGAAAAAATGACAGCATGCCTTTGAAGATATCGTCGGTGAAGGGCTTCAAGGCTTTGGCACCCTCGTCGCCGGTGGCCAGGCCGATCACCAGCGCGCCGATGATTAAGAACACCGAGCCGTTGAAAAAAGCTTCGTGAATGATCGGCTTCCACGCAAAGCCGTTGCCGTTGGTGGATTGGCTGAAGCCGCGCACTAGGATGACGCCGATGACGATGGCCGGTGACTTCATCAACGCCATGGCAGCCACCATGTGACCGCCGTAGGAAATGCCGAGATTGTTCAAATAAGAAATTGCCGTGATGAAGGTCACGGCGCTGATCGAGCCGTAGGTGGCGGCGATGGCGGCGGCATCGTAGACGCTCAATTTTATCCGCAGAATGAAATAGCTATACAGCGGCACGACGATGGCCATGATCATGGCGGCGCCGAGCGCGAATAATACATCGGTGTTCAGACCGCTGTGGTGCAGCTCTAAGCCGCCCTTGAAGCCGATGGCCAGCAGCAGATAGAGCGACAGAAACTTTGGCAGCGGTTGCGGGATCTCCAGATCGGAGCCGGCCAGAGTGGCCAGCAACCCAAGAAAGAAAAACAACACCGGCGGCGACAGAAAGTTTTGCAAGATGTTGGATTCGGCCATGGTAATCCTGGATTGCGAACTTAGGCGGGATGGTTCAAATCACGTTCGTGATTTTCAATGCTCGCGCCTCGAAAGCGAGCGAGAATATAAGGACGAACCCCGCGGGTCGGTAGTGGAAAAAATCGCATCATTTGCTTCGCTTCTGACGATATACATCTTTAGTATCAGCTTGCCATCGCGCCGATTTCATCGATGCGTCGGGCTAGCTCAGCGCGAGCAACCAGCACAGGACAAGAACGCTCAGCAGCAAGACGGCGCCCGAAACGGCGGACTGCCTAAGCAGTCGCTCGCCGCCGAGCAGCACCGGATGCATATGGCCGAGCAGCTTGGCGGCCAGAGAAATCGGCTGGTGTATTTCCGCTTGCCCGTGCTGTGGTGCGTGCGCAGGGCCAGGCAACAACCGTGCAATCAACCAGGCGAGCAGCGCGCCGGCACCGATCGGCCAGGCGGCATGCCATAGCTTCTCGATGGTGAGGGCAGCGGGTGCCCATTGATCGTTACGCGGCGACGACAAATCTGCCCCTAGCGCACTCACTACGCCCAGCAAAATCTCCTCGATCATTGGCCGTACTCCCGGGCGGCGATAAAGCGCGCCCAGGTGAGCGCGCTCAGCGGTGTATCGGCGAAGATGCTAAACCACAAGACGAAGAAGGCGGTTGCGAGCGGTGGCACGAGCAGCATCCAATGGGTTTCGCCGGCGCCGAATTTATGCTCCTCGGGCCAGCGCTCCGGCGGTGCCAAAAACCAGGCGCGATAAAGAATAGGCAGGAAGTAAGCCGCGTTGAGCAGACTGCTGCCGGCCAAAACCAGTGTGACCCACTCGTCGCCGGCGTCGATGGCACCGGTTTGCAGATACCATTTGGCGACGTAGCCGGCGAGCGGCGGCACGCCGATCATCGCCAATGACGCCACCGTAAAAGCCGCGGTGGTGAGCGGCATTCGCCGGCCGACGCCATTCATCTCGCTGATGTGGTGGATGCCTAAGGTCTCGGCATAATTGCCGGCACTGAAAAACATCGTGATCTTCATCACGCCTTGGTGCACCAGATGGACGATGCCGCCGATGGCGGCGAGGGGGCTGACAATGGCGGCGCCGAGGACGATGTAGGAAACTTGGCTCACCGTCGAGTAGGCGAGGCGCTTTTTTAGCTCGTCTTGGGCCAACGCGCGCAGCGAGCCGTAGATGATCGTGATCGAGGCAGCGATCGCCAAGGGTTGCAGCAACCCCAATTCCGCCGCGGTTTTCTCGCCATAGACGTCATAGACCAGGCGCACGATGCCAAAGGCGCCGGCCTTGACGACCGCCACGGCATGGAGCAGCGAGCTCACCGGCGCCGGTGCTACCATCGCCTGTGGCAGCCAACCGTGCAGCGGTACCAAGGCGGTCTTGACGCCCAGGCCGATGACGAACATGGCGAACAGTATGCGCAGCTCAGCCGGATGTGTCTTTGCGACATCGGCGAGCGCGCCGGTGAGACGAAACTCCACCGGGCCGGCAATCGCGTGAAGCCAAGCAACGGCTAACAGTAACACCGTGCCGCCGCTCAGCGTGTAGGCGAGATAAATTTTTCCCGAGCGCATGCTCGCCGCGGTGCCACGGTGCACGACTAGCGGATAGGTCGACAGCGTGAGCAGCTCGTAGAAAGTCAAAAAAGTAATCAGGTTGCCGGCCAGCGCGACGCCAACTGTGGCGCTGACGCACATGCTGAAAAAGCCGAAGAAGCGGCTTCGATGCGGCGAGTCTTCCATATAGCCGATGGCATACAACGTCGTCAGCAGCCAGAGCACCGTTGACAGGGTGACAAAGAACACCGAGTTGGCGTCGGCGCCCAACTTGAAATCGAGACCCGGCGCCAGGTGATAGCCGACGCCCGACGGCGAGCCGTTGATCTGATCGCTATGAAAATAGCCGGCCGGCTCTTTTTGCGCCTGTTCGCGCAGCGCGGTCATCGTCGTGGGTCCGACGAATTGCCGCCGCGTGCCATTGTGCGCGAGGAGCTCTTTGCGTTGGTCGATGACCAACGTTGAGAAGTCGATGGTGAGTTTTTGTTCAGCTAAGATATTGTCGAGGAAAGCCGGCAGAGCGCTCGCCATCAGCACCTGTTTCGTCTTGCCAGCACGAATGACCGGCACGCCGACGGCAATCAGCGACGGTTTGCCGAAGGAGCCGGCAAATAGGTTCGAGACTTTGGCCTCGCCCGAGCTAACGATGGCATCGACCACTTCCGGAATGTTGGTACGGGGCAGGAGCGTACCGTAGCGCGCCCGGGTATTGACCAGTTGTTGGCCGCTTGGATCGAGCAGCACGATGGCATCCCACGAGGCGCGGACGGACAAAGCTTTGAGCGCCTGTTCGTGAAAGGCCTTGAAATTGTTTTGGTCCAAGTGTTCGGAGGTGGCGAGCAGTTGCAGGGCTTGCACCGACGTTTGCAGCGCCCGGTCGACGTCCATCGACAGCGCAGTGGCCGTGCGCACAAGGGTCTTTTCACCTTCGGCAATTTGCCGGTTGTGGAAGCGCAAGGTCATCAGCCCGGCAAAGATCTGTACCGGCAGCAGGGCAAAGATAACCAAACGAATAAGGTGGGCTTGGACCTTCATGATGTCAATCGCGTAAGAAGCCGAACCCGTATGAAGTTTGAAGTTGCCGCGGCCAGGACCAGAAATGGGCTCCAACCGCGGTTGGATGAAGCACTATCCGCTTATGGGTATTCTGTCAACGCTTGTAAGGCGCCGGTGCGCAGAGTCAACGCGGCGGCAGCGCTTCGGAGCCGGCGAGCTTGTTGAATAGCTCGACCGCGGTTTTGTCAC harbors:
- a CDS encoding transcriptional regulator, with the translated sequence MEAAKKVEIICDSVEVKNVIEILEKAGVTGYTIIPDVIGKGERGMRRGDDVTGVFNNSMIITACNPALIPQIVDTIRPVLKRIGGVCLISDTQYVIH
- a CDS encoding sodium-dependent bicarbonate transport family permease; the encoded protein is MAESNILQNFLSPPVLFFFLGLLATLAGSDLEIPQPLPKFLSLYLLLAIGFKGGLELHHSGLNTDVLFALGAAMIMAIVVPLYSYFILRIKLSVYDAAAIAATYGSISAVTFITAISYLNNLGISYGGHMVAAMALMKSPAIVIGVILVRGFSQSTNGNGFAWKPIIHEAFFNGSVFLIIGALVIGLATGDEGAKALKPFTDDIFKGMLSFFLLDMGIVAAKRLGDLGSNRWFLTGFGVLMPVANAILAIFIARLLGLSEGDALLFAILCASASYIAVPAAMRLAVPQANPSLYVAMALAITFPFNIIVGIPLYHSLIERLGS
- a CDS encoding monovalent cation/H+ antiporter subunit D family protein — its product is MTALREQAQKEPAGYFHSDQINGSPSGVGYHLAPGLDFKLGADANSVFFVTLSTVLWLLTTLYAIGYMEDSPHRSRFFGFFSMCVSATVGVALAGNLITFLTFYELLTLSTYPLVVHRGTAASMRSGKIYLAYTLSGGTVLLLAVAWLHAIAGPVEFRLTGALADVAKTHPAELRILFAMFVIGLGVKTALVPLHGWLPQAMVAPAPVSSLLHAVAVVKAGAFGIVRLVYDVYGEKTAAELGLLQPLAIAASITIIYGSLRALAQDELKKRLAYSTVSQVSYIVLGAAIVSPLAAIGGIVHLVHQGVMKITMFFSAGNYAETLGIHHISEMNGVGRRMPLTTAAFTVASLAMIGVPPLAGYVAKWYLQTGAIDAGDEWVTLVLAGSSLLNAAYFLPILYRAWFLAPPERWPEEHKFGAGETHWMLLVPPLATAFFVLWFSIFADTPLSALTWARFIAAREYGQ